A window of the Chloroflexota bacterium genome harbors these coding sequences:
- the hisG gene encoding ATP phosphoribosyltransferase yields the protein MTSRKEIRFALPSKGRLAEEALDLLSNAGLNVYKPNPRQYQASIPMLPGVSVLFQRAGDIAVSVHDGTVDFGITGWDVVAEKSANGEVLPLLKELGFGFCTLNVIVPESWENVHRVEDLREKQNQLNRPLRVATKFP from the coding sequence ATGACATCACGTAAAGAAATTCGTTTCGCTTTGCCCAGCAAAGGCCGTTTGGCCGAAGAAGCCCTGGATTTGCTCTCCAATGCCGGGCTGAATGTTTATAAACCTAATCCGCGTCAATATCAGGCCAGTATTCCCATGTTGCCCGGCGTGTCGGTGCTTTTCCAACGCGCTGGTGATATTGCTGTCAGCGTGCATGATGGCACGGTTGATTTTGGCATCACCGGCTGGGATGTGGTCGCCGAGAAGAGCGCCAATGGCGAAGTGCTGCCGCTACTCAAAGAACTGGGCTTCGGATTTTGTACGTTGAATGTGATCGTGCCGGAAAGCTGGGAGAATGTCCATCGGGTGGAAGATTTGCGCGAGAAACAGAACCAACTCAACCGTCCGCTGCGAGTTGCTACAAAATTTCCC